In Zingiber officinale cultivar Zhangliang chromosome 1A, Zo_v1.1, whole genome shotgun sequence, the DNA window TAAATCCCAGAATTGTAAGTAGAATAGTTTTAACAACTTTGCAACAGCAACAAGTGTGACTGACCTTTCTTGATTGAAAAAAAGTGTAATCAAAATTTTCTCTATTTAAACAATAATGCAAGCAAGGGAAAGAATCCCTTTCCAAAGAGCTAAGAATGAAGCAACAAGAGAAATGCATAAAGATATGTCAAGCTAAACTTACCTGTTTCCCCTGATTTTAAACCATGTCTCAGCACACTGCTTGTGGGCAGCAGCTAAATCATCCTTGCAAGAACAGCCTAATACAATGGGGGCATCTGATTCCGGAGATGCCTTCTCCAGGCTGAGATGACAAATCCTGCAATCTCGCTCAGCTTTATTAATATCCACCTTTACTCCTGAAGAATCTCCACTCTCTAGGCCATCGTGATCAAGTGAAGAATCCGAGACACAGGATTTTCTACAGGCCGCTTTAAATTCATCGATCGAGGCACCGTCATCATCATAAACAGAAGTAGCACTGTGGGAGCTATATGGCGAATGCCAAGAGTGCTCTTCAGCATCTGAGTAGCAAATGTTTTCTTCATCACTCTCATTACCATGACAGCGATGTGCCCCTTCTTCTACGTCACCGTAGGATTTCCATTTCCCAATCATTTTAAGAGCTCCTTTCAAGTTGAGAAACAAAGTCAGACAACCAGGAACTTAGAAACCCACAATGAAGTTGACTCTCTTTTCTTAGTATTTATCCGTACTGAGCTGAGCCATAATCACAATCTTTTGAGCAACTCCTTCAAGAAAAAGAAACACGACTATAAATCAGCAAAAAAGAAGCTTCCCCATAGGTCACCTGCAAGCTTTGAACAACAAATTGTACCCGAAGGGCCGTTACATTAAACACGAGGTTTTCCAAAAAATAAGGACGATCCTAAATCCCAAGTTCCCTACAATGCGTGAATAATGGGGAGTAAGGGAAGTAGGACAAAAAATCGATTTTTGTGAACTCTCATCCTTGGATGAAGGACCACGAGCAGAATAGAcagattataaataaataaaacaattcaCGATGGCCACATTAAGATCCTGAAAATAGAGTCCTCACAAACTGACGATTTTACCAGCAGCCGTGGCGGCGGCGGCACCAGGGGAGCTGAGGTCGCTGTGCTCGGAGGAACCAGAAATCAAATAGAGACCAAGGGAGGAGAAGTGGAGTAGAACCGGGGTTGTAGGAGCAAAGATGAAGAGACCCGACGAACTGTGCAGGCATGGATTCTTATGACAGCGGCAGGGCCACAAAAATGACGGGAGAgagcgaaaaaaaaaaaaaactttaatttttttttaatctagttATTGAATGCTACGAACTGATTAATTTTGGAAATAATCCATCCGACCTTATGATCCAAAATTATAAGATGAAAAGATAGCAAAACGTtttaaattatagtaaaaaataattacgGTTTCTCTTAATAATTTGAAAgtagagattttttttataaaattttttaaaaaataattaatcaaactaGGTAATGTGAGTTGGGATAATCGATATGATCTTACGAAAATTTCTGACCACACTAAGGTAGTATGCTGTAGTTAGAAATCGAACCGGGAATGCGCTGATATTGCCCCTAAACCTTTTGATTTATGTAGGTTTGAAATGCCAAATTATCATTGATGAAGATGGTCTCGGAGTCTAAGTGAATTTAGTCATGTTGTAATTCACCCTCTTTTAACTCCATGAATTTAGCTGGATCAAAATGTGCCTTTTGTGATCCACTCGATGTTGCCCAGATAtacaattgatttttaaaaagaagAAAGAGTTCCTTGCTATTCCAAATGGTCACGCTCCCTTATCACTGAGTTCTTCGGAGGGTCTTCCACGAGAATGAACCATGAAGGACCACATTAAGGTAACTACTATCACCACCGGGGACCCAAATTGATGATCAAGATGCACAGTTCAGTGATTGCCGGAAGCATGCGGCCGACCGAAGTAAAGCGACCTATTCTCTTCTCCGAGGGAGTC includes these proteins:
- the LOC122020084 gene encoding uncharacterized protein LOC122020084 — encoded protein: MIGKWKSYGDVEEGAHRCHGNESDEENICYSDAEEHSWHSPYSSHSATSVYDDDGASIDEFKAACRKSCVSDSSLDHDGLESGDSSGVKVDINKAERDCRICHLSLEKASPESDAPIVLGCSCKDDLAAAHKQCAETWFKIRGNRICEICGSTARNVVGATETETVEQRSEVNTLTIPPPPSETRSIWQGHRFLKFLLACLVLAFVISWLFRFNAPG